Proteins encoded in a region of the Pseudothermotoga elfii DSM 9442 = NBRC 107921 genome:
- the sdaAB gene encoding L-serine ammonia-lyase, iron-sulfur-dependent subunit beta, giving the protein MSLLDVVGPVMVGPSSSHTLGAMRIAKFVNRMIGMVPKKVEFLLHGSFAETFRGHGTDRALLAGILGLRYDDEKIRAIYEIVDKVGLSYQFSKANLGDVHPNTVCVKVEAGDYHHEIEGCSVGGGAIRITKINGIDCNLTWAYDTLIIINKDEQGALSKILSNLGANIANLYLRRINLLVGRALTIIELDSPVNVFNLSKNPFVVEYYFIPRDDTVQDFLGG; this is encoded by the coding sequence ATGTCCTTGCTTGATGTTGTTGGTCCGGTTATGGTAGGGCCGTCGAGTTCTCATACTCTTGGAGCCATGAGAATAGCTAAGTTTGTCAACAGGATGATAGGGATGGTTCCGAAAAAGGTAGAATTCCTGCTCCATGGTTCTTTTGCAGAGACTTTTAGAGGACATGGTACAGATAGGGCACTTCTGGCTGGCATTCTGGGGTTAAGATACGATGATGAAAAAATAAGAGCTATTTACGAAATAGTAGATAAAGTTGGACTTTCTTATCAGTTCTCAAAAGCTAATCTTGGTGATGTGCACCCTAATACTGTTTGCGTAAAAGTTGAAGCTGGAGATTATCACCACGAAATAGAAGGTTGCTCTGTTGGTGGGGGGGCTATAAGAATCACGAAAATCAATGGTATCGATTGCAATTTGACATGGGCTTACGATACCTTGATAATAATCAATAAAGATGAACAAGGCGCACTTTCAAAGATACTTAGCAATTTGGGTGCAAATATTGCAAATCTTTATCTTAGGAGAATAAATCTCCTGGTTGGAAGGGCTTTGACTATAATCGAGCTTGATTCACCAGTAAATGTTTTCAATTTGTCGAAAAATCCGTTTGTTGTTGAATATTATTTTATTCCGAGAGACGATACGGTACAGGATTTTCTGGGTGGGTGA
- a CDS encoding 6-phosphofructokinase, with protein sequence MKRIAVLCVGNDCPGLNAAIRAATVKASELNIEILGVKDGFEGFLSGKIEVMTRNTVSGILHKGGTILGTSLFLPVNEEDIVQVAEKVEQYSITCLLILGGRLGVRAALKLMQSGVPSVLVPATIDNDLSFSDFSIGFFTAVEHVKDALDILHATAESHHRVMIVETMGKPGGWIAVVGGLAGGADYIITSAEPLDIQELLKKIRSRYESQKRFSLVIVENDVNLPGEIYQLANMDSHIPPAEAIGEFLEKQLKDINMEWRYTNLGYLQRGGSPVSMDRLIAIQMATRAVEMVKAARVYHAVGMKGLTVTEVPYSDTMINVRTVEEHLKNLAKLFY encoded by the coding sequence ATGAAAAGAATAGCTGTTCTTTGCGTCGGAAATGATTGCCCGGGATTGAATGCAGCTATCAGAGCAGCAACTGTTAAAGCTTCAGAGCTAAATATAGAGATTCTTGGTGTTAAGGATGGTTTTGAGGGATTCCTGAGCGGAAAAATAGAAGTTATGACAAGAAACACCGTTTCTGGAATATTGCATAAAGGAGGAACCATTCTTGGAACCTCTCTGTTTTTACCTGTGAATGAAGAAGACATTGTGCAGGTAGCAGAAAAGGTTGAACAGTATTCTATAACATGTTTACTGATACTTGGTGGAAGACTTGGAGTGAGAGCCGCATTGAAACTGATGCAGAGTGGTGTTCCATCTGTTCTTGTTCCGGCAACCATCGACAACGATCTTTCCTTTAGTGACTTTTCCATAGGATTTTTTACGGCTGTTGAACACGTTAAAGATGCCCTTGATATTTTGCACGCGACGGCGGAATCACATCACAGAGTAATGATTGTTGAAACGATGGGTAAACCAGGTGGCTGGATAGCAGTAGTTGGAGGTCTTGCAGGAGGGGCTGATTATATAATAACCAGTGCCGAGCCTCTTGATATCCAAGAACTTTTGAAGAAGATTCGCAGCCGTTATGAAAGTCAAAAAAGGTTTTCTCTCGTTATTGTAGAGAACGATGTCAACCTTCCGGGTGAAATATACCAGCTTGCTAATATGGATTCTCACATACCTCCAGCAGAAGCCATAGGTGAGTTTCTCGAAAAACAATTGAAAGATATAAACATGGAATGGAGATATACAAATCTCGGATATTTACAAAGAGGAGGCAGTCCTGTGTCTATGGATAGATTAATAGCAATTCAGATGGCGACGAGAGCAGTAGAAATGGTTAAGGCGGCAAGAGTGTACCATGCTGTTGGTATGAAGGGATTGACAGTGACAGAGGTGCCATATTCAGATACTATGATTAATGTACGAACTGTCGAGGAACATCTGAAAAATCTTGCAAAACTTTTTTATTGA
- a CDS encoding sodium-translocating pyrophosphatase — MYFLLALLFGAIVIAVCCVIILIFRILDSSPGNEETIRLSEMIQKGAKSFLFQEYAIFFPIIFVIALLIFIFLNWICAISFIAGAVFSSLAGFFGMIIATKSNARTSWGAIKGLPSALRIAFSGGAVMGISVSTLGLLGIGLIYKLTRNVEYISYYSLGASFVALFARVGGGIYTKAADVGADIVGKTEANLPEDDPRNPAVIADNVGDNVGDVAGMGADLYESYVGSIFSALALATIIDARFTDAIFALVTFGLLSSIASVVITLTAGKKFRDPSSALRFGTILSSVLVAVCMFVYSAVINLYNIFFVVILGIFVGVVVGFVTEFYTSGKKVINLAKSATMGPANSMINGISLGMESTSVVTVLIVLVVLISFRLLGLFGVALSAVGMLSTIGMSLSVDAYGPIADNAGGIAQMAGLDSKVREITDKLDSVGNTTAAMGKGFAITSAALTSLALFSNYANVAHVSTLDIKDPTLFTGAMIGAMLPFLFSALTMKAVGNTADIMVEEIRRQIKEVPGIISGQVQPDYNRCIQIATKGALKRMVFPSLLAVISPVMTYFVLGPSGTAGILIGSTVSGVMLAIFMANSGGAWDNAKKYVEEGHYGGKGSLTHRATVIGDTVGDPLKDTAGPSINILIKLMAITSVVTAIFVGR, encoded by the coding sequence GTGTATTTTTTGCTGGCGCTGTTGTTTGGAGCCATAGTTATTGCAGTGTGTTGTGTAATTATTCTGATTTTTAGGATTCTGGACAGCAGTCCTGGCAATGAGGAAACTATAAGGCTATCTGAGATGATACAGAAGGGTGCAAAGTCATTTTTGTTTCAAGAGTATGCTATTTTTTTCCCAATTATTTTTGTGATTGCGCTTTTGATATTCATTTTTCTTAACTGGATTTGTGCAATTTCTTTCATTGCCGGTGCTGTTTTTTCATCTCTTGCCGGTTTTTTTGGCATGATAATTGCTACGAAATCGAATGCCAGAACAAGCTGGGGAGCCATTAAAGGTTTACCAAGCGCATTGAGGATAGCTTTTTCCGGTGGAGCAGTCATGGGAATAAGCGTATCAACTCTTGGTTTATTAGGCATTGGACTAATATATAAACTGACGCGTAATGTAGAGTATATAAGTTATTATTCGCTTGGTGCATCTTTCGTGGCTTTGTTTGCAAGAGTTGGAGGCGGAATATACACGAAAGCAGCTGATGTAGGTGCTGATATAGTTGGAAAGACTGAGGCAAATTTGCCAGAAGATGATCCGAGAAATCCTGCCGTAATAGCTGACAATGTTGGAGATAATGTGGGAGATGTAGCTGGAATGGGTGCTGATCTTTATGAATCTTATGTTGGATCGATTTTTTCGGCGCTCGCTCTCGCAACTATTATTGACGCAAGATTTACAGATGCTATTTTTGCGCTGGTTACCTTCGGATTATTGTCTTCTATCGCTTCTGTTGTAATTACCTTAACAGCTGGGAAGAAATTCAGAGATCCGTCATCTGCTTTGAGATTTGGAACAATTCTGTCAAGCGTTCTTGTTGCAGTATGTATGTTCGTTTACTCCGCGGTGATCAATCTTTACAATATTTTCTTTGTTGTTATTCTTGGAATTTTTGTTGGCGTAGTTGTTGGGTTCGTGACGGAATTTTATACATCGGGCAAAAAAGTAATTAATCTGGCAAAATCAGCAACCATGGGCCCAGCAAATTCAATGATAAATGGTATATCCCTCGGTATGGAATCAACAAGTGTTGTTACTGTACTTATAGTTCTCGTTGTTTTAATTTCGTTCAGATTACTTGGACTTTTTGGAGTAGCTCTGTCAGCTGTGGGAATGCTTTCTACTATCGGCATGAGTTTATCGGTTGACGCTTATGGTCCCATTGCGGATAATGCTGGTGGAATTGCTCAGATGGCCGGTCTTGATAGCAAAGTAAGAGAGATAACAGATAAACTTGATTCTGTTGGCAATACAACAGCAGCTATGGGTAAAGGGTTTGCAATAACTTCGGCTGCTTTGACTTCCTTAGCTTTATTTTCAAATTACGCAAATGTAGCCCATGTAAGTACACTTGATATAAAAGATCCAACGCTTTTCACGGGTGCCATGATCGGTGCCATGCTACCATTTTTGTTCAGTGCTTTGACAATGAAAGCTGTTGGTAATACTGCAGATATCATGGTTGAAGAAATAAGAAGGCAAATAAAAGAAGTGCCTGGTATAATCTCTGGACAGGTTCAGCCGGATTACAATCGATGTATTCAAATAGCCACGAAAGGTGCTCTGAAAAGGATGGTTTTTCCATCATTGCTTGCAGTTATCAGTCCGGTTATGACATACTTTGTTCTTGGACCATCAGGAACAGCGGGAATTCTTATTGGTTCAACTGTTTCCGGAGTTATGCTCGCCATATTTATGGCTAATTCTGGAGGAGCCTGGGATAATGCAAAAAAATATGTAGAAGAAGGGCATTACGGTGGCAAAGGTTCTCTGACGCATAGAGCTACTGTTATAGGAGACACCGTTGGTGATCCACTTAAAGATACCGCTGGTCCATCTATAAATATACTGATTAAACTCATGGCAATAACATCTGTTGTAACTGCAATTTTTGTTGGGAGGTAG
- the dapD gene encoding 2,3,4,5-tetrahydropyridine-2,6-dicarboxylate N-acetyltransferase — MNNDLTADSIIEMISSSKKKTPVIAYVKGHLSDIDMSGVQFFGTDNFGIIFADYEDLRQFLEKNGNKIHDVHIEAKARNSALPMADITKFNARVEPGAVIRDLVKIGDGAVIMMGAIINVGAVIGEKTMIDMNAVIGGRAIIGRNCHIGAGAVIAGVIEPPSATPVVIEDNVMVGANAVVLEGVKVGKGSVVAAGAVVVSDVDPYTVVAGIPAKFIKKVDEKTIEKTKIIEILRQRDH; from the coding sequence ATGAATAATGATTTAACAGCTGATTCCATTATTGAAATGATCAGTAGTTCGAAAAAGAAAACACCGGTAATCGCATACGTGAAAGGCCATTTGAGTGATATTGATATGAGTGGTGTTCAGTTTTTTGGAACAGATAATTTTGGAATTATTTTTGCCGACTATGAAGATCTGAGGCAATTCCTGGAAAAGAATGGAAATAAAATTCATGATGTGCACATAGAAGCTAAAGCCAGAAACTCCGCGCTTCCCATGGCAGACATTACAAAATTTAATGCACGCGTTGAGCCAGGTGCGGTAATTAGAGATCTGGTTAAAATCGGCGACGGTGCAGTTATTATGATGGGAGCAATTATCAATGTGGGTGCTGTTATCGGAGAAAAAACCATGATTGACATGAACGCAGTGATAGGAGGGAGAGCAATTATAGGAAGGAATTGTCATATAGGTGCCGGTGCTGTTATTGCCGGTGTTATAGAGCCACCAAGCGCAACACCAGTTGTGATTGAAGATAATGTCATGGTAGGTGCAAATGCCGTTGTTTTGGAAGGAGTGAAAGTTGGAAAAGGCTCAGTTGTTGCAGCTGGCGCTGTGGTGGTAAGTGATGTTGATCCATACACTGTTGTTGCAGGTATTCCGGCAAAGTTCATCAAGAAGGTTGATGAAAAAACGATAGAAAAAACGAAAATCATTGAGATATTAAGGCAGAGAGATCATTAG
- the dapF gene encoding diaminopimelate epimerase, with protein MKIVEYSANGNTFLIFDSMTNLLGDDTKRDLILNYITDQDGAIFVEKSGQDFFMDYFNRDGKRAIFCGNGARAFVAFLRDEGFLKDDHLIFHTKSGTLKGFIQKEKISVQMPGPIYLGKRVVEEFEGHLIRVGVLHFVLKVKSVDRMDVIHEGKRLRALTDANIDFYQILEKNCVKMRTFEKGVERETKACGSGAAAVFSICQTDRLLVEVPGGILCVYINGDSIFLQGEVRRCKIILPR; from the coding sequence ATGAAAATCGTTGAATATTCGGCGAATGGAAACACATTTTTGATATTTGATTCGATGACAAATCTTTTAGGGGATGACACCAAGCGCGATTTAATTCTAAACTATATTACTGATCAGGATGGTGCAATATTTGTTGAAAAATCAGGCCAGGACTTTTTCATGGATTATTTTAATCGTGATGGAAAGAGGGCGATTTTTTGCGGCAACGGTGCGAGAGCTTTTGTGGCATTTTTACGTGATGAGGGGTTTCTGAAAGACGATCATCTCATATTTCATACAAAATCTGGCACCCTGAAAGGTTTTATTCAGAAAGAAAAGATATCGGTACAGATGCCTGGTCCGATATACCTTGGGAAAAGGGTGGTAGAGGAATTCGAGGGCCATCTAATCCGGGTAGGTGTTCTGCACTTTGTATTGAAAGTAAAATCTGTTGACAGAATGGACGTTATTCATGAGGGTAAGAGGCTGAGGGCTCTGACAGATGCCAATATAGACTTTTATCAGATTCTTGAAAAAAATTGTGTAAAAATGAGGACTTTTGAGAAAGGCGTGGAAAGAGAAACAAAAGCATGCGGTAGTGGTGCTGCGGCTGTCTTTTCCATATGTCAGACGGATAGATTGTTGGTTGAGGTCCCTGGTGGAATATTGTGCGTCTATATAAACGGAGATTCAATTTTTTTGCAGGGGGAGGTCAGAAGATGCAAGATAATTTTACCGAGATGA
- the pfp gene encoding diphosphate--fructose-6-phosphate 1-phosphotransferase — protein sequence MSGKVGILVGGGPAPGINSVINAVTIEAINNGLEVVGIYDGFEHLMKAQTTFVRHLTISDVSRIHIEGGSILRTSRANPTKKAEDLQNVVRALKELQVRYLVTIGGDDTAFSASSVMKVSNGALRVAHVPKTIDNDLPLPGGMPTFGFETARHVGTELVYNLMQDSRTTNRWYFVVVMGRKAGHLALGIGKAASAALTVIGEEFRKERIKLSEVCDLLEAAIIKRKALGRNDGLAVIAEGIGEMIDPKELASIPGVVVETDPHGHIRLSEIPLATILKREIQKRFAQRDEKINIIDVTLGYELRCARPTPFDIDYTRTLGYGAMRFLLGEYEENLTGGMVCLDNGRIRILPFEELIDPSTGRTKVRMVDINSEHYRVARSYMIRLTRKDLQDEEMLSRLTRVARISREEFLEKFSKVAEI from the coding sequence GTGTCTGGGAAAGTCGGAATTCTCGTTGGTGGAGGTCCCGCACCAGGCATCAATAGCGTGATCAACGCCGTGACAATTGAAGCCATTAACAATGGCTTGGAGGTAGTGGGTATTTACGACGGTTTCGAGCACCTGATGAAAGCACAAACGACCTTTGTCCGCCATTTAACTATTTCAGATGTCTCTCGCATTCACATTGAAGGAGGTTCTATCTTAAGAACATCGCGCGCAAATCCCACAAAAAAAGCTGAGGATCTGCAAAATGTCGTTAGAGCTCTTAAAGAACTGCAGGTGAGGTACCTGGTCACAATAGGTGGGGATGATACCGCATTTTCAGCTTCATCAGTGATGAAAGTGAGCAATGGAGCACTACGTGTTGCACATGTTCCGAAAACTATCGATAACGATCTACCACTCCCTGGAGGCATGCCAACTTTCGGTTTTGAAACAGCACGCCATGTTGGAACAGAACTTGTCTATAACTTGATGCAGGATTCAAGAACTACAAACAGATGGTATTTCGTCGTAGTAATGGGAAGAAAAGCAGGTCATTTAGCGCTCGGTATAGGTAAAGCAGCAAGCGCAGCATTAACCGTTATTGGAGAAGAATTCAGAAAGGAAAGGATAAAACTTTCTGAAGTATGTGATCTGCTTGAGGCAGCTATAATAAAAAGAAAAGCACTGGGGCGTAACGATGGTTTAGCAGTAATAGCTGAAGGAATAGGAGAAATGATCGATCCGAAAGAACTTGCAAGTATTCCCGGCGTAGTAGTTGAAACTGATCCGCATGGTCATATAAGACTGAGCGAAATTCCTCTTGCAACTATTCTCAAAAGGGAAATTCAGAAACGTTTCGCTCAGAGAGATGAAAAGATAAATATAATCGACGTGACACTTGGATATGAACTCAGATGTGCAAGGCCAACACCCTTCGATATTGATTACACAAGAACCTTAGGTTACGGAGCAATGCGATTTTTACTTGGAGAATATGAAGAAAATTTGACTGGTGGTATGGTGTGCCTTGACAATGGAAGAATTAGAATACTGCCTTTCGAAGAACTTATAGATCCATCCACCGGTAGGACAAAAGTCCGTATGGTAGATATAAATTCTGAGCACTATAGAGTTGCACGCAGCTACATGATCAGATTAACCAGAAAAGATTTACAAGATGAAGAAATGCTG